One region of Bacillus zhangzhouensis genomic DNA includes:
- the yabQ gene encoding spore cortex biosynthesis protein YabQ, translating into MTLTVQFYTMLSMAAMGIWLGASLDTYKLFVNREKTAKWLLVIHDLLFWMVQGLLFFYVLLLTNEGEFRLYIFLAVALGFSMYQALIKQLYLNILKFIMMCVYQTVLFLKRLVMSIVFQPIRWMITLVISATLFLLHSLLRLVRFTFRLVWKVLSIVCYPLIWLLNVTIIHRIPEKWRTSMRLFFSKGAGILQGAKKLSGTIKTKWKQFWTK; encoded by the coding sequence ATGACACTGACAGTCCAGTTTTATACGATGCTTTCCATGGCGGCGATGGGCATCTGGCTGGGCGCATCGCTTGATACGTACAAGCTGTTTGTGAACAGGGAAAAAACAGCAAAATGGCTTTTGGTTATACACGATCTCCTTTTTTGGATGGTACAGGGTCTCCTATTCTTTTACGTCCTGCTGCTGACAAATGAGGGAGAATTCAGGCTTTATATTTTTCTAGCCGTTGCTCTTGGTTTCTCGATGTATCAGGCATTGATAAAACAGCTGTATCTCAACATTCTCAAGTTTATCATGATGTGTGTATATCAGACCGTTCTCTTCCTAAAAAGACTGGTCATGTCGATTGTCTTCCAGCCAATCCGCTGGATGATCACATTGGTCATAAGTGCTACTCTGTTCTTACTCCACTCGCTCTTACGTCTTGTTCGTTTTACGTTTCGGCTTGTGTGGAAGGTGCTGTCGATTGTTTGTTATCCGCTCATCTGGTTACTCAATGTGACCATTATTCATCGGATTCCCGAAAAATGGCGAACATCAATGAGATTGTTTTTCTCAAAAGGAGCAGGAATTTTACAGGGGGCCAAGAAATTATCTGGTACCATCAAAACGAAATGGAAACAATTCTGGACAAAGTAA
- a CDS encoding septum formation initiator family protein produces the protein MNKRKRNIAQIQNDYQKQMEQQAQRLKRKRRGLLRRLTVFGVIVLMFAVLVTSALWSQSSSLKEKEEKKVALEKELKQLQTKQEDISDEIKKLKSKEYVLELARRDYYMSKKGEKIFDVGNKSD, from the coding sequence TTGAACAAGAGAAAAAGAAATATCGCACAAATTCAAAATGATTACCAAAAACAAATGGAACAGCAAGCACAGCGCTTAAAACGCAAACGTCGCGGACTCCTTAGAAGGCTTACCGTGTTTGGTGTGATCGTGCTCATGTTTGCTGTCTTGGTGACAAGTGCCCTCTGGTCGCAATCGTCCTCTCTAAAGGAAAAAGAAGAGAAGAAGGTTGCGCTCGAAAAAGAGTTGAAGCAATTACAAACAAAGCAGGAAGATATTTCTGATGAAATTAAGAAGCTGAAAAGCAAGGAATACGTACTCGAACTGGCACGACGGGACTATTATATGTCCAAAAAAGGCGAAAAAATCTTTGATGTGGGCAATAAGAGCGATTAG
- a CDS encoding S1 domain-containing RNA-binding protein, which translates to MSIEVGSKLQGKVTGITNFGAFVELPGGSTGLVHISEVADNYVKDINEHLKVGEQVEVKVINVEKDGKIGLSIKKAKDRPQQQSRPSRNDFRPKESFEQKMNKFLKDSEDRLTSLKRNTESKRGGRGARRG; encoded by the coding sequence ATGTCGATTGAAGTTGGCAGCAAGTTACAAGGGAAAGTTACGGGCATTACAAATTTTGGAGCTTTTGTGGAGTTGCCAGGCGGTTCAACTGGTCTCGTTCATATCAGTGAGGTAGCCGATAACTATGTAAAAGATATTAATGAGCATTTAAAAGTCGGTGAACAAGTTGAAGTGAAAGTGATTAACGTTGAAAAAGACGGTAAAATCGGCTTGTCCATTAAAAAAGCAAAAGATCGTCCTCAACAACAATCAAGACCAAGCAGAAATGATTTCCGTCCGAAGGAATCGTTTGAACAAAAAATGAACAAATTCTTAAAAGATAGCGAAGACCGCTTAACATCTTTAAAACGTAACACGGAATCAAAACGTGGGGGGCGCGGAGCAAGAAGAGGTTAA
- the spoIIE gene encoding stage II sporulation protein E — MEKLERRTDLTGAGFERISAGLKKMKKLFLHHTHSLFFYRGFIYVVLGFLLGRAFILSEIMPFALPFFGSMLLIKRDKAMLACLALLAGAMTISPQNALFVFASVLMFLLMSKVVSVIIKEPVKTLPVVIVLSMLITRGAFVYLEQGAVQSYDYVMAGVEAGLAFILTLIFLQSLPIFTVRKIKHSLKVEEIICFMILIASVLTGLAGITFQGMQAEHILSRYVVLTFAFIGGASIGCTVGVVTGLILGLANIGNLYQMSLLAFSGLLGGLLKEGKKAGTAIGLIVGSLLISLYGEGSAGLMTTLYESLIAVALFLLTPQSVTSKVAKYIPGTVEHVQEQQQYARKVRDVTAKKVDQFSHVFHALSESFATFYESIPEEKKQEEDVDLFLSTITERSCQTCYKKNKCWVQNFDTTYELMKQVMHESDEKTYEHNRKLKKKFSQHCSKSKHVEELIEEEIAYYKANQTLKKKVQDSRRLVAEQLMGVSQVMEDFSREIKREREQHFIQEEQMIEALQHFGIEIQQVEIYSLEQGNVDIEMRIPYCQGHGECEKIIAPMLSDILEEQILVKAEQCAEHPTGYCHVVFGSAKSYRVATGVAHAAKGGGLVSGDSYSMMELGAGKYAAAISDGMGNGARAHFESNETIKLLEKILASGINEKVAIKTINSILSLRTTDEIYSTLDLSIIDLQDASCKFLKIGSTPSFIKRGDQVIKVQASNLPIGIIDEFEVEVVSEQMKAGDLLIMMSDGIFEGPKHIENHDLWVKRKMKSFKTEDPQEIADLLMEEVIRTRAGQIDDDMTVVVIRLDHNTPKWASIPTGTFYLEKQEIS, encoded by the coding sequence ATGGAAAAACTAGAAAGAAGAACTGATTTAACAGGAGCGGGGTTTGAAAGAATCAGTGCGGGGTTAAAAAAGATGAAAAAACTGTTTCTTCATCATACGCATTCTCTTTTTTTCTATAGAGGGTTTATTTATGTTGTTCTTGGCTTTTTATTAGGACGAGCCTTTATTTTATCTGAAATTATGCCGTTTGCTCTGCCTTTCTTTGGCTCCATGCTGCTTATTAAAAGAGATAAGGCGATGCTTGCTTGTCTAGCTTTACTCGCTGGGGCGATGACGATATCACCTCAAAATGCATTGTTTGTGTTTGCGTCGGTGCTCATGTTTCTCCTTATGTCAAAGGTCGTTTCTGTCATCATCAAAGAGCCAGTGAAAACATTACCGGTTGTCATTGTTCTTTCGATGCTGATCACCCGAGGAGCGTTTGTTTACCTAGAGCAAGGTGCTGTGCAAAGCTATGATTACGTCATGGCGGGTGTCGAAGCAGGACTTGCCTTCATTTTGACACTGATTTTTCTTCAAAGCTTGCCGATTTTTACAGTCAGGAAAATTAAGCATTCTTTAAAGGTCGAAGAAATTATTTGTTTTATGATATTAATTGCCTCAGTTTTAACTGGCCTTGCTGGGATCACCTTTCAAGGGATGCAGGCAGAGCATATTTTGTCTCGTTATGTAGTGCTGACCTTTGCCTTTATTGGCGGAGCCAGTATTGGTTGTACGGTCGGTGTCGTGACAGGATTAATTCTCGGTCTCGCCAACATCGGAAACCTTTATCAGATGAGTCTTCTTGCCTTTTCAGGCTTATTAGGCGGATTGCTGAAAGAAGGGAAGAAAGCAGGGACAGCCATCGGCTTAATTGTGGGATCCTTACTTATTTCACTATACGGGGAAGGATCAGCAGGTCTCATGACCACACTGTATGAATCACTAATAGCGGTTGCGCTCTTTCTGCTCACGCCGCAATCAGTCACCTCCAAGGTAGCGAAATACATTCCTGGTACGGTAGAGCATGTACAGGAGCAGCAGCAATACGCTCGGAAAGTACGAGACGTGACAGCAAAAAAGGTGGATCAATTCTCTCATGTATTTCATGCGCTGTCTGAGAGTTTTGCGACATTTTACGAATCCATTCCTGAAGAGAAGAAGCAGGAAGAAGATGTAGATCTTTTTCTAAGTACGATCACAGAACGATCCTGTCAAACGTGCTATAAGAAAAATAAATGCTGGGTGCAGAACTTTGATACAACCTATGAACTAATGAAACAAGTTATGCATGAATCTGATGAAAAAACGTATGAGCATAACAGAAAATTGAAAAAGAAATTTAGTCAGCACTGCTCAAAATCAAAACATGTCGAGGAGTTGATTGAAGAGGAGATCGCTTACTATAAAGCCAACCAGACACTGAAGAAAAAAGTCCAAGACAGCAGACGTCTTGTGGCAGAACAGCTGATGGGGGTCTCACAAGTGATGGAGGATTTTTCCCGGGAAATAAAACGAGAAAGAGAACAGCATTTTATTCAGGAAGAGCAGATGATAGAAGCGCTCCAGCACTTTGGCATTGAAATTCAGCAAGTAGAAATCTATAGCTTGGAGCAGGGAAATGTCGATATTGAAATGAGAATCCCATATTGCCAAGGGCATGGGGAATGTGAAAAAATCATTGCTCCAATGCTTTCAGATATTCTAGAAGAACAGATATTAGTCAAAGCAGAGCAGTGTGCAGAGCATCCAACTGGCTATTGCCACGTTGTATTTGGTTCTGCCAAATCATATCGAGTGGCTACAGGCGTAGCGCATGCAGCAAAAGGCGGAGGACTGGTATCTGGAGACAGCTACAGCATGATGGAGCTGGGGGCAGGCAAGTATGCCGCAGCTATTAGTGATGGAATGGGCAACGGAGCACGGGCTCATTTTGAAAGCAATGAAACGATTAAGCTGTTAGAAAAAATATTGGCATCAGGTATCAATGAAAAAGTGGCGATTAAAACCATTAATAGTATTTTATCTTTACGAACGACGGACGAGATCTATTCAACATTGGATTTATCGATCATTGATTTACAGGATGCGAGCTGTAAGTTCCTCAAGATTGGATCAACACCCAGCTTTATCAAACGGGGTGATCAGGTGATAAAGGTACAAGCAAGCAACTTGCCGATTGGCATTATTGATGAATTCGAAGTCGAGGTTGTGAGTGAACAGATGAAGGCAGGAGATCTATTGATTATGATGAGTGACGGCATTTTTGAAGGGCCAAAGCATATTGAAAATCATGATCTGTGGGTGAAACGGAAAATGAAAAGCTTTAAAACAGAAGATCCGCAAGAAATTGCTGATTTATTAATGGAAGAGGTCATTCGAACAAGAGCAGGCCAAATTGACGACGATATGACGGTTGTTGTCATCAGGCTCGACCACAACACACCAAAATGGGCTTCCATTCCGACCGGTACATTCTATCTCGAGAAACAAGAGATTTCTTAA
- a CDS encoding VWA domain-containing protein, whose protein sequence is MRKGHVNQILLITDGCSNHGEDPLAIASLAKEQGITVNVIGIMEENRHDHEAMKEVEGIALAGGGIHQVVYVQQLSQTVQMVTKKAMTQTLQGVVNKELQQILGKDAEIEELPPDKRGEVMEVVDELGETVHLQVLVLVDTSASMKPKLPTVKEALIDLSISLNSRIGENQFGMCVFPGKNSDAEIVLNWTPRFDSLSSIFPKLTTGGITPTGPALREALQHFKSVRSRKGLLEAKEEHDEFGF, encoded by the coding sequence ATGCGAAAAGGTCACGTCAACCAAATCTTATTGATTACAGATGGCTGCTCAAATCACGGGGAAGATCCACTTGCAATTGCCTCATTGGCAAAGGAACAAGGGATTACAGTCAATGTCATTGGCATTATGGAAGAAAACAGACACGATCATGAGGCGATGAAGGAAGTAGAGGGGATTGCTCTCGCAGGCGGAGGCATCCATCAAGTTGTCTATGTCCAGCAGTTATCTCAAACAGTACAAATGGTCACGAAAAAAGCGATGACACAAACCTTACAAGGTGTTGTGAATAAAGAATTGCAGCAAATTCTCGGCAAAGATGCTGAAATTGAAGAGCTTCCACCTGATAAGCGCGGGGAAGTAATGGAGGTTGTCGATGAGTTAGGAGAAACGGTTCACCTTCAAGTGCTCGTGCTTGTTGATACAAGTGCAAGTATGAAGCCGAAACTGCCGACCGTCAAAGAAGCACTCATCGACCTTTCCATCAGTTTAAATTCAAGAATTGGAGAAAATCAGTTTGGGATGTGTGTATTTCCCGGGAAAAACTCAGATGCTGAAATTGTGTTGAATTGGACGCCTCGATTCGATTCATTATCATCTATTTTCCCAAAACTGACCACTGGAGGCATCACCCCTACGGGACCAGCGCTTCGGGAAGCACTTCAGCATTTCAAATCAGTTCGTTCACGCAAAGGACTGCTGGAAGCAAAGGAAGAGCATGATGAATTCGGTTTTTAA
- a CDS encoding protein kinase family protein, with protein MNSVFNIPLGTVIQGKWHHHHYRIVKELGKGANGVVYLVESPHGQAALKVSDDSMLIASEVNVLKSFSKAPVKTMGPSFYDMDDAIYPGMPQKRSFYVMEYVSGPLLLEFVKQKGDEWIVVLMIQLLSSLAHLHQEGWIFGDLKPDNLIVSGPPATIRCIDVGGTTKTGRAIKEYTEFFDRGSWGFGTRKAEPSYDLFALTMVMVNCAYKKEFKKGPEPEKQLYRAIEGHPLLKRYERVLKDAVQGKYQSAADMKSAMLKEGQQIASRTSRQKKQPQKNRQKPAVHQNQQVASRSRATAAKRTSVRKKSGGLFETILIVCSVLALYCAYVVLFLL; from the coding sequence ATGAATTCGGTTTTTAACATCCCGTTAGGCACGGTGATTCAAGGAAAATGGCATCACCATCATTACCGTATTGTAAAAGAGCTTGGAAAAGGGGCGAACGGTGTTGTCTATCTGGTCGAATCGCCGCATGGGCAAGCGGCCCTTAAAGTGAGTGACGACAGTATGCTCATTGCATCTGAAGTCAATGTATTAAAATCCTTTTCTAAGGCTCCTGTGAAGACCATGGGGCCTTCTTTTTATGATATGGATGATGCCATTTACCCCGGTATGCCTCAAAAACGCTCCTTTTATGTGATGGAATATGTCAGCGGCCCATTACTGCTTGAATTTGTGAAACAAAAGGGTGATGAGTGGATCGTTGTTTTGATGATTCAGCTTTTATCTAGTCTGGCTCATTTACATCAGGAAGGCTGGATTTTTGGTGATTTAAAGCCGGATAATCTCATTGTTTCTGGTCCCCCGGCCACGATCCGGTGCATTGATGTGGGAGGAACGACGAAAACGGGCAGGGCAATTAAGGAGTATACCGAGTTTTTTGATCGAGGCTCTTGGGGGTTCGGCACACGAAAAGCTGAACCATCTTATGATTTATTTGCCCTGACCATGGTGATGGTCAACTGTGCGTATAAGAAAGAATTCAAAAAAGGACCAGAACCAGAAAAGCAGCTTTATCGAGCTATTGAAGGACATCCTTTATTAAAGCGATATGAAAGGGTGTTAAAGGATGCTGTACAAGGTAAATATCAATCAGCAGCAGACATGAAAAGTGCGATGTTGAAAGAAGGACAGCAGATTGCATCAAGGACATCGCGTCAAAAGAAGCAGCCGCAAAAAAACAGGCAAAAACCCGCGGTTCATCAAAATCAACAGGTGGCTTCACGATCTCGGGCTACAGCAGCAAAAAGAACGTCAGTACGTAAAAAATCAGGCGGGCTTTTTGAAACCATTCTCATTGTGTGCAGTGTACTCGCTCTTTACTGTGCATATGTGGTTTTGTTCCTGTTGTAG
- the tilS gene encoding tRNA lysidine(34) synthetase TilS, which translates to MNRIESFLKKHDVYLENTTVIVGVSGGPDSMLLLHELNKRRKGSFQLIAAHVDHMFRGEESFADLAFVEAYCKEQEIPFESSRIQVTQYAKENRLNKQAAARECRYAFFRQLMEQYNAQFIALAHHGDDQVETMMMRLVRGTVGIGLAGIQAKRPFQNGWLIRPLIGYSKEDVLKACEKEHVSYVIDQSNHTDDYLRNRVRRHILPVLKEEASHVHESFQFISDMLTEDEQYLQALTKEQMNQVIKSQSSKQIEIKTKPLLDLPLPLQRRGIQLILNYLYENTQSAFSNQHILGTLDWLSHTDQPSGSIDLPKGLQAVKSYDHCMFTFERSHVLDQPYALHLKVELGEELFLPNGQSIVVSNHVPKDARNGNYFFLLQKDHVHLPLIIRSRKNGDRIKLKGMNGSKKVKDIFIDKKVPLAERDSWPIVTDSDHQIIWIPGLKKSVFEEIDMTNSDLIVLQYRQHENL; encoded by the coding sequence GTGAATAGAATTGAATCTTTTTTGAAAAAACATGATGTTTACCTTGAAAATACGACAGTCATTGTCGGGGTTTCCGGCGGTCCGGATTCCATGCTCTTACTGCATGAACTGAATAAGCGTCGAAAAGGTTCCTTTCAGCTGATTGCAGCACATGTAGATCACATGTTCAGAGGAGAAGAGTCCTTTGCTGATTTGGCATTTGTTGAGGCTTACTGTAAAGAGCAAGAAATCCCTTTTGAATCGTCCCGCATACAAGTTACCCAATATGCAAAAGAAAACCGCTTAAACAAACAGGCAGCTGCAAGAGAGTGCAGATATGCTTTCTTTCGTCAATTGATGGAGCAATACAACGCTCAATTTATAGCGCTTGCACATCATGGAGACGACCAAGTAGAAACAATGATGATGAGACTTGTGAGAGGGACTGTTGGTATAGGACTCGCAGGTATCCAAGCAAAACGTCCTTTTCAAAATGGATGGCTGATTCGTCCGCTCATTGGTTACTCTAAGGAAGACGTGCTAAAAGCTTGTGAAAAAGAACATGTTTCCTATGTCATTGATCAAAGCAACCATACAGATGACTACTTGAGAAACCGGGTAAGAAGACACATTCTTCCCGTGTTAAAAGAAGAGGCATCTCATGTACATGAAAGCTTTCAGTTTATAAGTGACATGCTGACTGAGGATGAGCAATACTTACAGGCTTTAACAAAGGAACAAATGAACCAAGTGATAAAGAGTCAATCGTCTAAGCAAATTGAGATCAAAACGAAGCCTTTGCTTGACCTGCCTTTGCCTTTACAAAGAAGAGGCATTCAACTAATATTAAACTATCTTTATGAAAACACTCAATCAGCGTTTTCAAACCAGCATATTCTAGGGACTTTGGACTGGTTATCTCATACCGATCAACCGTCTGGATCAATAGATTTGCCAAAAGGTTTACAAGCTGTCAAGTCTTATGATCACTGTATGTTTACCTTTGAACGATCGCATGTATTAGACCAGCCCTATGCTCTTCACTTAAAGGTTGAGCTCGGAGAAGAGCTTTTTCTCCCAAATGGACAGTCTATCGTAGTATCAAATCATGTTCCGAAGGATGCACGGAACGGAAACTATTTTTTCTTGCTTCAAAAAGATCATGTTCATCTCCCTTTGATCATTCGCTCACGAAAAAATGGAGATCGAATCAAACTTAAAGGGATGAATGGATCAAAAAAGGTGAAGGATATATTTATTGATAAAAAAGTGCCTCTTGCAGAAAGAGACAGCTGGCCGATCGTCACTGACTCGGATCATCAAATCATCTGGATCCCAGGTCTGAAAAAATCCGTTTTTGAAGAAATTGATATGACAAACAGCGATCTCATTGTATTACAATATAGACAGCACGAAAATTTGTAG
- the hpt gene encoding hypoxanthine phosphoribosyltransferase, with product MKQDIEKILISEEEIQQKVKELGATLTSDYEGKFPLAIGVLKGALPFMADLIKHIDTYLELDFMDVSSYGKSTVSSGEVKIIKDLDTSVEGRDILIMEDIIDSGLTLSYLVELFRYRKANSIKIVTLLDKPSGRKADIKADYVGFEVPDAFVVGYGLDFAERYRNLPYIGVLKPSVYEG from the coding sequence ATGAAACAAGATATTGAAAAGATTTTGATCTCAGAAGAAGAGATCCAGCAAAAAGTGAAGGAACTGGGTGCAACATTAACCAGCGATTATGAAGGTAAATTTCCCCTGGCTATTGGTGTTTTGAAAGGTGCTCTTCCATTCATGGCAGACCTGATCAAACACATTGATACATATTTAGAACTTGATTTTATGGATGTATCTAGCTATGGAAAGTCTACCGTATCTTCTGGTGAAGTAAAGATCATTAAGGATCTAGATACTTCTGTTGAAGGAAGAGATATTTTGATTATGGAAGATATCATCGACAGTGGGTTAACTTTGAGCTATCTGGTAGAGCTTTTCCGATACCGTAAAGCAAATTCCATTAAAATTGTGACATTGCTTGATAAACCAAGCGGCCGCAAAGCAGACATCAAAGCAGATTATGTTGGATTTGAAGTACCAGATGCATTTGTTGTCGGCTATGGATTGGATTTCGCTGAACGTTACCGAAACCTCCCGTATATTGGAGTGTTAAAACCATCTGTTTACGAAGGCTGA
- the ftsH gene encoding ATP-dependent zinc metalloprotease FtsH, producing the protein MNRVFRNTIFYILILLLVIGVVSWLGSPNQKPENMSYSKFSQNLSAGKVESISIQPVRGVYEIRGQLNGAEKDQYFITHVPDGQGVDQIYSALKNTDVKVEPAPETNGWLQVLTTIIPFIIIFILFFFLLNQAQGGGSRVMNFGKSKAKLYTEEKKRVKFKDVAGADEEKQELVEVVEFLKDPRKFAELGARIPKGVLLVGPPGTGKTLLARASAGEAGVPFFSISGSDFVEMFVGVGASRVRDLFENAKKNAPCLIFIDEIDAVGRQRGAGLGGGHDEREQTLNQLLVEMDGFSANEGIIIIAATNRADILDPALLRPGRFDRQITVDRPDVIGREEVLKVHAKNKPLDETVNLKAIASRTPGFSGADLENLLNEAALVAARQNKKKIDMRDIDEATDRVIAGPAKKSRVISKKERNIVAYHEAGHTVIGLILDEADMVHKVTIVPRGQAGGYAVMLPREDRYFQTKPELLDKIVGLLGGRVAEEITFGEVSTGAHNDFQRATGIARRMVTEFGMSDKLGPLQFGQSQGGQVFLGRDFNNEPNYSEAIAYEIDQEVQRFIKESYERAKQILTENKDKLEIIAQALLEVETLDAEQIKSLYETGKLPERVYADDEEKNDDVKVNIKKKEDEEI; encoded by the coding sequence ATGAATCGGGTTTTTCGTAATACGATTTTTTATATACTTATTTTATTACTTGTGATAGGGGTCGTCAGTTGGTTAGGATCCCCAAATCAAAAGCCTGAGAACATGTCTTACAGCAAATTTTCGCAAAATCTAAGTGCGGGAAAAGTGGAGAGTATCTCCATTCAACCTGTAAGAGGGGTTTATGAAATTCGTGGTCAATTAAATGGCGCGGAGAAAGATCAATACTTCATTACCCATGTTCCAGATGGTCAAGGTGTTGACCAAATTTACAGTGCACTGAAGAATACAGATGTAAAAGTAGAACCGGCACCTGAAACAAATGGATGGCTGCAAGTTCTGACAACCATCATTCCGTTTATCATCATCTTTATCCTGTTCTTCTTCTTATTGAACCAAGCTCAGGGCGGCGGAAGCCGAGTCATGAACTTTGGTAAGAGTAAGGCGAAGCTTTATACAGAAGAGAAGAAACGTGTGAAATTTAAAGATGTTGCCGGTGCAGATGAAGAAAAGCAAGAGCTTGTAGAAGTGGTTGAATTCCTGAAGGACCCACGTAAATTTGCGGAGCTTGGCGCAAGAATTCCTAAAGGGGTATTACTAGTAGGACCTCCAGGTACAGGTAAAACATTGCTTGCGAGAGCATCTGCAGGAGAAGCAGGCGTTCCTTTCTTCAGTATCAGTGGTTCTGACTTCGTTGAGATGTTCGTCGGTGTCGGTGCATCACGTGTACGTGATTTATTCGAAAATGCGAAAAAGAATGCACCTTGCTTAATCTTTATTGATGAGATTGATGCAGTGGGTCGTCAGCGCGGAGCCGGTCTTGGCGGTGGTCATGATGAGCGTGAACAAACGCTTAACCAGCTTCTTGTTGAAATGGATGGTTTTAGTGCCAACGAAGGTATTATTATCATTGCTGCGACGAACCGTGCAGATATTCTAGACCCTGCATTGCTGCGTCCGGGACGTTTTGACCGTCAAATTACGGTAGACCGCCCAGATGTTATTGGCCGTGAAGAAGTGCTGAAAGTTCATGCGAAAAACAAACCGCTTGATGAGACAGTCAACTTAAAAGCCATTGCAAGCAGAACACCAGGGTTCTCTGGAGCGGATCTTGAGAACTTACTAAACGAAGCAGCACTTGTTGCTGCCCGTCAAAACAAAAAGAAAATCGATATGCGTGATATCGACGAAGCGACTGACCGTGTCATCGCTGGGCCGGCGAAGAAAAGCCGCGTCATTTCGAAGAAAGAACGTAATATCGTGGCTTACCATGAAGCAGGTCATACCGTCATTGGTCTTATCTTAGACGAAGCGGACATGGTGCATAAAGTAACGATCGTTCCTCGTGGTCAGGCAGGCGGATATGCGGTCATGCTTCCAAGAGAAGACCGTTACTTCCAAACGAAGCCAGAGCTTCTTGATAAAATTGTCGGCTTGCTAGGCGGACGTGTTGCAGAGGAAATTACGTTTGGTGAAGTAAGTACAGGCGCTCACAACGACTTCCAGCGTGCAACAGGCATTGCAAGAAGAATGGTTACAGAGTTCGGTATGTCTGATAAACTTGGTCCGCTTCAATTCGGTCAATCACAAGGAGGTCAAGTATTCCTTGGCCGTGATTTTAACAATGAACCGAATTATAGTGAAGCGATCGCTTACGAAATTGACCAAGAAGTTCAGCGTTTCATCAAGGAGAGCTACGAACGTGCGAAACAAATTCTCACTGAGAATAAAGATAAGCTAGAAATCATCGCACAAGCCCTTCTAGAAGTAGAAACATTAGATGCTGAGCAAATTAAATCTCTTTACGAAACTGGAAAGCTTCCAGAGCGTGTATACGCAGATGACGAAGAGAAAAACGATGATGTGAAAGTAAACATCAAGAAAAAAGAAGATGAGGAGATTTAA
- a CDS encoding type III pantothenate kinase: MLLVIDVGNTNTVLGVYHNGDLNYHWRIETSRHKTEDEFGMSIRSLFDYVGLMFDQIKGIIISSVVPPMMFALERMCEKYFHLTPQIVGPGMKTGLNIMCDNPKEVGADRIVNAVAAIHLYGAPLIVVDFGTATTYCYINEQKQYMGGAIAPGITISTEALYTRAAKLPRIEIVRPDHIVGKNTISAMQSGILYGYVGQVEGIVKRMKQQAKQKPKVIATGGLSTLIGNESDCIDIVDPFLTLKGLQLIYERNRVGVL, translated from the coding sequence TTGTTACTCGTAATAGATGTAGGAAACACAAATACCGTTTTAGGTGTTTATCATAATGGCGATCTAAATTACCATTGGCGAATTGAAACTAGCCGTCATAAAACAGAAGACGAATTTGGTATGTCCATTAGATCTTTATTCGATTATGTGGGGCTGATGTTCGATCAAATAAAAGGGATTATCATCTCGTCTGTTGTCCCGCCCATGATGTTTGCACTAGAAAGAATGTGTGAAAAGTATTTTCACCTAACACCCCAAATTGTAGGACCTGGAATGAAGACTGGATTAAACATTATGTGTGATAATCCAAAGGAAGTCGGGGCAGATCGAATTGTGAATGCAGTAGCAGCAATTCACCTATATGGGGCGCCTCTTATTGTGGTAGACTTTGGAACAGCCACAACCTACTGTTATATCAATGAACAAAAACAATACATGGGTGGAGCAATTGCACCGGGTATTACCATCTCAACTGAGGCTTTATATACAAGAGCGGCGAAGCTGCCGAGAATTGAAATTGTCCGTCCAGATCACATTGTTGGGAAAAACACCATCAGTGCGATGCAATCCGGCATTCTTTATGGATATGTTGGACAAGTCGAGGGAATAGTGAAACGAATGAAGCAGCAAGCCAAACAAAAACCGAAAGTCATTGCAACAGGCGGTTTGTCTACATTGATTGGAAATGAATCAGACTGCATTGATATTGTCGATCCGTTCCTTACATTAAAAGGACTGCAACTCATTTATGAACGTAATCGTGTCGGTGTATTATAG